The following proteins are co-located in the Mycolicibacterium goodii genome:
- a CDS encoding DUF4185 domain-containing protein, producing the protein MSQRLHAPTLTPMAAMAAIASVGLTVAITVAPPAAAEPCTGAAAAVQPPANQGPAPALPGLTGGPPRGHRPSGANDDAPLPRLGQLSRALLNAVSPRSGQVRQQAGVVPQPQPQPQPQPAPQPQPQVQAQPAPAPAPAPSPPGTTLVGWVTGPESPNDTARKFAITGTDLGIMWDNGDPAGHQVLMAFGDTYGYCSVRGQQWRYNVLFRSQDGALSNTVAVPNGVVRNKYSGSPVWAPGISKQIINSTKWAATEKGIIPTAGVSVGKTQYLNFMSIRNWDSDGRWSTNYSAIAVSPDNGENWGVYPGTVRTPGDGLVSGARFVPGNENFQQAAFLKPGPGDPYLYMFGTPSGRGGAAFIARVAPGAVPDLNRYEYWNSNSNAWVPRDPGAATPVIPGPVGELSAQYNTYLRQYLVLYCNGANDVVMRTAPAPQGPWGPEQLLVPSMQYPGGIYAPFLHPWSTGKELYFNLSLWSAYNVMLMRTVLP; encoded by the coding sequence ATGTCGCAACGTCTCCACGCTCCGACGCTGACCCCCATGGCCGCCATGGCGGCCATCGCCTCGGTCGGCCTCACGGTCGCGATCACGGTGGCACCGCCCGCCGCCGCCGAACCGTGCACGGGTGCGGCCGCCGCGGTCCAGCCGCCGGCCAACCAGGGACCCGCGCCCGCGCTGCCCGGCCTGACCGGCGGGCCGCCGCGCGGGCACCGACCCTCCGGGGCGAACGACGACGCGCCGCTGCCGCGGCTCGGCCAGCTGTCGCGGGCCCTGCTCAACGCCGTGTCACCGCGATCGGGGCAGGTGCGTCAGCAGGCGGGCGTCGTACCGCAACCACAGCCGCAACCACAGCCGCAACCCGCGCCCCAGCCCCAACCGCAGGTGCAGGCCCAGCCGGCCCCGGCTCCGGCGCCCGCACCGTCCCCGCCGGGGACCACGCTGGTCGGCTGGGTTACCGGGCCGGAGAGCCCCAACGACACCGCGCGCAAGTTCGCCATCACCGGCACCGATCTCGGAATCATGTGGGACAACGGCGATCCCGCCGGTCACCAGGTTCTGATGGCCTTCGGCGACACCTACGGCTACTGCAGTGTCCGCGGTCAGCAGTGGCGGTACAACGTGTTGTTCCGCAGCCAGGACGGCGCCCTGTCGAACACCGTCGCGGTTCCCAACGGCGTTGTGCGCAACAAGTACTCGGGTTCGCCGGTGTGGGCACCCGGGATCTCCAAGCAGATCATCAACAGCACCAAGTGGGCGGCGACGGAGAAGGGCATCATCCCGACCGCGGGGGTGTCCGTCGGCAAGACGCAGTACCTGAACTTCATGTCGATCCGGAACTGGGACAGCGACGGTCGGTGGTCGACCAACTATTCGGCGATCGCGGTGTCGCCGGACAACGGCGAGAACTGGGGTGTGTACCCCGGCACGGTGCGCACCCCGGGCGACGGCCTGGTGTCGGGCGCCCGCTTCGTGCCCGGTAACGAGAACTTCCAGCAGGCCGCCTTCCTCAAGCCGGGCCCGGGAGATCCGTACCTGTACATGTTCGGCACGCCGTCCGGACGTGGCGGCGCGGCGTTCATCGCGCGGGTCGCGCCCGGCGCGGTGCCCGACCTGAACCGCTACGAGTACTGGAATTCCAACTCCAACGCGTGGGTGCCGCGCGATCCGGGTGCGGCGACGCCGGTGATCCCGGGACCGGTGGGTGAGCTCTCCGCGCAGTACAACACCTATCTGCGGCAGTACCTGGTGCTGTACTGCAACGGTGCCAACGACGTGGTGATGCGGACCGCGCCCGCACCGCAGGGACCGTGGGGCCCCGAACAACTGCTGGTGCCCTCGATGCAGTACCCGGGCGGCATCTACGCCCCGTTCCTGCACCCGTGGTCGACGGGCAAGGAGCTGTACTTCAACCTGTCGCTGTGGTCGGCCTACAACGTCATGCTGATGAGGACGGTTCTGCCCTGA
- a CDS encoding DNA polymerase domain-containing protein: protein MSGPEQRAGVDLTHLDEPLAPDIGVTKRELVDYLDAVADHILPVLADRPLTVLRTLRGQKPFVQKNIPKYAPEWVRTVPMWAESSKREIRYIVCDDRRTLLWLANQRAVEYHPALGLADNIYRPTHLVLDLDPPDGGDFSAVVAVAHLVRTALSDCGLSGVVKTSGSRGVHIFVPIDDGAPVDDVAAATRALAARAEALDPTIATTAFIVEDREGKVFVDATRSGGATVAAAYSPRLRPGLPVSFPVDWAELDHITPRDFTVHTAIDALAGRPSWTDAMPAPQRLPADLIEQGHTIPVARVAAMHEGKRRAKARRERDASG from the coding sequence ATGAGCGGCCCAGAGCAGCGTGCCGGTGTCGACCTGACGCATCTCGACGAGCCCCTGGCACCGGACATCGGGGTCACCAAACGCGAACTCGTGGATTACCTCGACGCCGTCGCCGACCACATCCTGCCGGTACTGGCCGATCGACCGCTGACCGTGCTGAGGACATTGCGCGGCCAGAAGCCGTTCGTACAGAAGAACATTCCCAAATACGCACCCGAATGGGTGCGCACCGTGCCGATGTGGGCCGAGTCGTCGAAGCGCGAAATCCGTTACATCGTCTGCGATGACCGGCGCACACTGCTGTGGCTGGCCAACCAGCGTGCCGTCGAATACCACCCGGCACTGGGCCTGGCCGACAACATCTACCGGCCCACTCATCTGGTGCTCGATCTCGATCCGCCCGACGGCGGCGACTTCTCGGCCGTGGTGGCCGTTGCGCATCTGGTGCGGACCGCGCTGTCGGACTGCGGGCTGTCCGGCGTCGTCAAGACCAGCGGGTCGCGCGGCGTGCACATCTTCGTCCCGATCGACGACGGCGCCCCCGTCGACGACGTGGCCGCGGCGACACGCGCACTCGCGGCAAGGGCCGAGGCGCTGGACCCCACGATCGCCACGACCGCGTTCATCGTCGAGGATCGCGAGGGCAAGGTGTTCGTGGATGCCACCCGCTCCGGCGGGGCGACCGTCGCCGCGGCATACAGCCCGCGACTGCGCCCCGGCCTCCCGGTCTCGTTCCCGGTGGACTGGGCGGAGTTGGACCACATCACGCCACGCGATTTCACGGTGCACACCGCGATCGACGCGCTGGCCGGCCGCCCGTCGTGGACCGACGCCATGCCTGCGCCGCAACGCCTGCCTGCCGATCTGATCGAGCAGGGCCACACGATTCCCGTCGCGCGGGTGGCCGCGATGCACGAGGGCAAGCGGCGCGCCAAGGCCCGTCGGGAACGCGACGCCTCCGGTTAG
- a CDS encoding MgtC/SapB family protein — translation MWLADGLFTGPGQGWRQIVELLAAFGLTALIGLERETRGKSAGVRTQAIVGTSSALILLISKFGFGDVLAAGSVVLDPSRVAAQIVSGIGFLGAGIIITRRGAVLGLTTAAAIWESAAIGMAAAAGLLTLAIVVTVLHFVIVLGVAPLVRRLTSRLSGSVQVYVVYQDGRGILRQLLQVCDARRWQLTSMVTDPPGGQPGARTPALPGEVAIMMTLAGPGVVDATKMLATVDGVTRVDQMDDDSE, via the coding sequence ATGTGGTTGGCCGATGGGCTCTTCACCGGACCGGGGCAGGGCTGGCGGCAGATCGTCGAGCTGCTGGCGGCGTTCGGGCTCACCGCGCTGATCGGCCTGGAACGCGAGACGCGCGGCAAGAGCGCCGGTGTGCGCACCCAGGCCATCGTGGGGACGTCCTCGGCGTTGATCCTGTTGATCAGCAAATTCGGCTTCGGCGATGTGCTGGCCGCGGGCTCGGTGGTGCTCGACCCGTCGCGGGTGGCGGCGCAGATCGTCTCGGGCATCGGTTTCCTCGGCGCGGGCATCATCATCACGCGTCGCGGTGCGGTGCTGGGCCTCACCACGGCCGCCGCGATCTGGGAATCGGCGGCGATCGGCATGGCCGCGGCCGCGGGTCTGCTCACGTTGGCGATCGTGGTCACGGTGCTGCACTTCGTCATCGTGCTCGGCGTGGCGCCGCTGGTGCGTCGGCTCACCTCGCGGCTGTCCGGTTCGGTGCAGGTGTATGTCGTGTATCAGGACGGACGCGGCATCCTGCGCCAGTTGCTGCAGGTGTGCGACGCGCGTCGGTGGCAGTTGACGTCGATGGTCACCGACCCTCCGGGTGGCCAGCCCGGTGCGCGCACACCAGCGCTGCCGGGGGAGGTGGCCATCATGATGACGCTGGCCGGACCCGGCGTCGTCGACGCAACCAAGATGCTCGCCACCGTCGACGGGGTCACCCGGGTCGATCAGATGGACGACGACTCCGAATAG
- a CDS encoding cutinase family protein, translating into MGGAVLLAAGVLLVAPAPVASADDCADAEVVFARGTDEPPGLGRVGNAFVDSLRKQSAGLDIDTYAVDYKASKLQLHGGDGAKDAISHIKSTVSSCPGTEIVLGGYSQGASVINIVAGNKLAGITWADPLPPEYVSAVAAVVTFGDVATRTGEALSTRSLPLSSKAIDLCNPSDPICHAGPGNEWSGHTDGYVPAYTTQAAAFAAANLLAGSGLQVPGYGSVPDGGYGPGYEPGYGPVYGPATPGYDPNSSVHGPPPGYVPAPPGYVPETPGYQLPGPSTVEPAPEVGMVTAVHRPTGDTQAR; encoded by the coding sequence ATGGGCGGCGCGGTGCTGCTGGCCGCGGGCGTCCTGCTCGTCGCCCCTGCGCCGGTCGCGTCGGCCGACGACTGTGCCGACGCCGAGGTGGTGTTCGCGCGCGGCACCGACGAGCCGCCCGGTCTCGGCCGCGTCGGCAACGCGTTCGTCGACTCGCTGCGCAAACAGTCCGCAGGTTTGGACATCGACACCTACGCGGTGGACTACAAGGCCAGCAAGTTGCAGTTGCACGGCGGGGACGGCGCCAAAGACGCGATCTCGCACATCAAATCCACGGTGTCGTCCTGCCCCGGCACCGAGATCGTGTTGGGCGGCTACTCGCAGGGCGCGAGCGTGATCAACATCGTCGCAGGCAACAAGCTGGCGGGTATCACCTGGGCCGATCCGCTGCCGCCCGAGTATGTGAGCGCCGTCGCGGCGGTGGTCACCTTCGGTGATGTGGCCACCCGCACCGGCGAGGCGCTGTCGACCAGGAGCCTGCCGCTCAGCTCCAAGGCGATCGACCTGTGCAACCCCAGCGACCCGATCTGCCACGCGGGTCCGGGCAACGAGTGGAGCGGCCACACCGACGGCTATGTGCCCGCCTACACCACCCAGGCCGCGGCGTTCGCGGCGGCCAACCTGCTCGCCGGGTCCGGTCTGCAGGTGCCGGGGTACGGGTCGGTGCCCGACGGCGGGTACGGGCCGGGGTATGAGCCGGGGTACGGGCCGGTGTACGGCCCCGCCACGCCCGGATACGACCCGAACTCGTCGGTGCACGGCCCGCCACCGGGATACGTCCCTGCGCCGCCGGGGTACGTGCCCGAGACGCCGGGTTACCAACTGCCCGGGCCGTCGACGGTCGAGCCGGCGCCCGAGGTCGGGATGGTCACCGCGGTCCACCGGCCGACAGGCGATACACAAGCTCGGTGA
- a CDS encoding selenium-binding protein SBP56-related protein: MPTTDPTFYRTPTHAVTAEPEHLAYVVAFDPTGRQHDALAVVDCDAGSTSFGQVVGWTDLPTSGNELHHFGWNACSSALCHDGHGHHDTLERRYLLVPGLRSSTIHVLDTKPDPRRPSLTRTIGADELAAKAGYSRPHTVHCGPDGIFMSALGGANGADGPGGIALIDHDTFEVIGPWEIERGSQYLAYDVWWHRDFDTVITSEWATPSMVEDGLDPQDLLGHRFGHHVNFWSMSERTLTQRVDLGEHHQMVLELRPAHNPSHAWGFVDSVINTEDLSASVWLWHRDGDRWSIDEVINIPAEPAAADDLPPLLRPFGATPPLATDIDLSVDDRWLYVSCWGTGELKQYDVSDPFHPRETASVRLGGIARREPHPAAPDQRLAGGPQMVEISRDGRRVYVTNSLYSSWDDAFYPDGVGAWMAKLDADVAEGGLVPDNRFFLHDGDFRGLRVHQTRLQGGDASSDSYCYTS; the protein is encoded by the coding sequence ATGCCCACGACCGATCCGACGTTCTACCGCACCCCCACCCACGCCGTCACCGCCGAGCCCGAGCACCTCGCCTACGTGGTGGCCTTCGACCCGACGGGCAGGCAACACGACGCGCTGGCCGTGGTCGACTGCGACGCCGGGTCCACCAGCTTCGGGCAGGTGGTCGGCTGGACCGACCTTCCGACATCCGGCAACGAGCTGCACCACTTCGGGTGGAACGCGTGCTCGAGCGCGCTGTGCCATGACGGGCACGGCCACCACGACACCCTGGAGCGCCGGTACCTGCTGGTGCCGGGGCTGCGGTCGTCGACGATCCACGTCCTGGACACCAAGCCCGACCCTCGCCGCCCGTCGCTCACCCGCACGATCGGCGCCGACGAACTGGCCGCCAAGGCCGGCTACTCGCGTCCTCACACGGTGCACTGCGGACCCGACGGCATCTTCATGTCCGCGCTGGGCGGCGCCAACGGTGCCGACGGTCCCGGCGGCATCGCACTGATCGACCACGACACGTTCGAGGTCATCGGACCGTGGGAAATCGAACGCGGCTCACAGTATCTGGCCTACGACGTCTGGTGGCACCGCGACTTCGACACCGTGATCACCTCGGAGTGGGCCACGCCGTCGATGGTCGAGGACGGGCTCGACCCGCAGGATCTGCTCGGCCACCGCTTCGGCCACCACGTGAACTTCTGGAGCATGTCCGAGCGGACACTGACCCAGCGCGTCGACCTCGGCGAGCACCACCAGATGGTGCTGGAACTGCGACCGGCCCACAACCCTTCCCACGCATGGGGATTCGTCGACTCGGTGATCAACACCGAGGATCTGTCGGCCTCGGTGTGGCTGTGGCACAGAGACGGCGACCGGTGGTCTATCGACGAGGTGATCAACATCCCCGCCGAACCCGCCGCAGCGGACGACCTGCCGCCGTTGCTGCGCCCATTCGGCGCCACTCCCCCGTTGGCCACCGACATCGACCTTTCGGTCGATGACCGCTGGCTCTACGTATCATGCTGGGGCACAGGAGAACTCAAACAGTACGACGTCAGCGATCCGTTCCATCCGCGCGAGACGGCATCGGTGCGCCTCGGCGGGATCGCGCGGCGGGAACCGCACCCGGCGGCACCTGATCAGCGGTTGGCCGGCGGACCGCAGATGGTCGAGATCAGCCGCGACGGTCGACGCGTGTACGTCACCAACTCCCTGTACTCGTCGTGGGACGACGCGTTCTACCCCGACGGCGTCGGCGCATGGATGGCCAAGCTCGATGCCGACGTCGCCGAAGGCGGCCTCGTCCCGGACAACCGGTTCTTCCTGCACGACGGGGATTTTCGGGGGCTGCGCGTCCACCAGACCCGGCTGCAGGGCGGTGACGCGTCGAGCGACTCGTACTGCTACACCAGCTGA
- a CDS encoding FAD-dependent oxidoreductase — MFTIDELATVPLFSELEDKALEYLAGEVEDVRLLPGEYVAHEGDARALAIVIDGKTELTKQVNGVEQVIGVRFPGELGGEIPMTLGTPLPAGMRAVGPARVLKMTAEVYHTLAAMAPEIAAAVGAAALERIEMLSNAAAHPVEPALFVIGPRLDPQVHRCDSFLRRNEIPYRRLDPDESAAIAVGGDAPGGRYPLVVLRDGTRLTAPTMRAVATVAGLTVAPSRPHYDVVIVGGGPAGLTAAVNGASEGLRTALIETFAPGGQAGTSTRIENYTGFPYGVSGDELASRTLRQAKRLGAEIVVTRRVEAIDPTAMTVRLDGDDVIATRAIILAMGVQWRQLDTVDRFVGSGVYYGAARSDAGLAQGNDVYLVGAGNSAGQAAIFFSNHARSVTLLARGDTLAESMSAYLVEQIATKANIRVQTRSEVVAVHGDDRLTAIDVADRRTGSTTRHHTGVLFVLIGAEAATDWLPADIARDEHGFVLTGPDAMKAGPWTGEREPLVLETSAPGVFAIGDIRSGSVKRVAASVGEGGVAIALVHRYLQ, encoded by the coding sequence ATGTTCACCATCGACGAGTTGGCCACGGTCCCACTGTTCTCCGAGCTCGAGGACAAGGCGCTGGAGTACCTCGCCGGTGAGGTGGAAGACGTCCGTCTGCTGCCGGGCGAATACGTCGCGCACGAGGGCGACGCCCGCGCCCTGGCCATCGTGATCGACGGCAAAACCGAACTGACCAAACAGGTCAACGGCGTCGAGCAGGTGATCGGCGTCCGGTTCCCCGGTGAACTCGGCGGCGAGATCCCGATGACGCTCGGCACGCCGTTGCCCGCAGGCATGCGGGCCGTCGGACCGGCGCGTGTGCTCAAGATGACCGCCGAGGTCTACCACACACTCGCGGCCATGGCGCCCGAGATCGCCGCGGCGGTCGGCGCCGCGGCGCTGGAACGTATCGAGATGCTCAGCAACGCCGCCGCGCACCCGGTCGAACCCGCACTGTTCGTCATCGGCCCACGGCTGGACCCACAGGTGCACCGCTGCGACAGTTTCCTGCGGCGCAACGAGATTCCCTACCGGCGACTGGATCCCGACGAATCCGCGGCGATCGCCGTCGGCGGCGACGCACCCGGTGGCCGCTATCCGCTGGTGGTGCTCCGCGACGGCACCCGGTTGACCGCCCCGACCATGCGAGCCGTGGCCACAGTGGCCGGGCTGACCGTCGCGCCGAGCCGCCCGCACTATGACGTGGTGATCGTCGGTGGCGGTCCGGCCGGGTTGACCGCGGCGGTCAACGGCGCCTCGGAGGGACTGCGGACCGCGTTGATCGAAACCTTCGCCCCCGGCGGGCAGGCGGGCACCTCGACCCGCATCGAGAACTACACGGGCTTCCCGTATGGCGTGTCCGGGGATGAACTCGCGAGCCGGACCCTGCGACAGGCCAAACGCCTCGGCGCCGAGATCGTCGTGACCCGACGCGTCGAGGCCATCGATCCCACCGCGATGACCGTCCGGCTCGACGGCGACGACGTCATCGCGACACGGGCGATCATCCTGGCGATGGGCGTGCAGTGGCGCCAACTCGACACCGTGGACCGGTTCGTCGGCTCGGGTGTCTATTACGGTGCGGCGCGCAGCGACGCCGGGTTGGCGCAGGGCAACGACGTGTATCTGGTCGGCGCGGGCAACTCGGCCGGCCAGGCCGCCATCTTCTTCTCCAATCACGCGCGATCGGTGACCCTGCTCGCACGCGGCGACACCCTCGCCGAGAGCATGTCCGCCTACCTCGTCGAGCAGATCGCCACCAAGGCGAACATCCGGGTGCAGACCCGCTCCGAGGTCGTCGCGGTGCACGGCGACGACCGGCTCACCGCGATCGACGTCGCCGATCGGCGGACGGGCAGCACGACGCGACACCACACCGGTGTGCTGTTCGTGCTCATCGGCGCCGAGGCGGCAACCGACTGGCTACCGGCCGACATCGCGCGCGACGAACACGGATTCGTTCTGACCGGCCCCGACGCGATGAAGGCCGGGCCGTGGACGGGTGAGCGTGAACCACTCGTGCTCGAGACGAGTGCGCCGGGCGTCTTCGCCATCGGCGACATCCGGTCCGGATCGGTCAAGCGGGTCGCGGCCTCGGTCGGCGAAGGAGGCGTCGCGATCGCGCTCGTCCACCGCTACCTGCAGTGA
- the smpB gene encoding SsrA-binding protein SmpB — translation MTKKSASSNNKVVATNRKARHNYAILDTYEAGIVLMGTEVKSLREGQASLADAFATVDDGEIWLRNVHIAEYHHGTWTNHAPRRNRKLLLHRKQIDNLIGKIRDGNLTLVPLSIYFTDGKVKVELALARGKQAHDKRQDLARRDAQREVIRELGRRAKGKI, via the coding sequence GTGACCAAGAAGAGCGCCTCGAGCAACAACAAGGTGGTCGCCACCAACCGCAAGGCGCGACACAACTACGCGATCCTCGACACCTACGAGGCCGGGATCGTGTTGATGGGCACGGAGGTCAAGAGCCTGCGCGAAGGGCAGGCGTCGCTGGCCGACGCGTTCGCGACGGTGGACGACGGCGAGATCTGGCTGCGCAACGTCCACATCGCCGAATATCACCACGGCACCTGGACCAACCACGCGCCGCGGCGCAACCGCAAGCTGCTGCTGCACCGCAAGCAGATCGACAACCTGATCGGCAAGATCCGCGACGGCAACCTCACCCTGGTGCCGCTGTCGATCTACTTCACCGACGGCAAGGTCAAGGTCGAGCTGGCGCTGGCCCGCGGCAAGCAGGCCCACGACAAGCGCCAGGACCTCGCCCGCCGTGACGCCCAGCGCGAGGTGATCCGCGAGCTGGGCCGCCGAGCCAAGGGCAAGATCTGA